A DNA window from Streptomyces parvus contains the following coding sequences:
- a CDS encoding NUDIX domain-containing protein, with the protein MSTGRRSAGLLLFRVTEDEETGERDVEVLIGHMGGPFWAGREAAAWSVPKGEYGSDEGAEAAARREFTEELGVPVPPGEWIALGESRQRSGKTVTVWALEAELDLASVVPGTFTMEWPRGSGVQQEFPEMDRFAWCTPEQAAERLIAGQRVFVDRLRAQVRGAAASPDA; encoded by the coding sequence ATGTCGACGGGCAGGCGCAGTGCGGGGCTCCTCCTCTTCCGGGTCACCGAGGACGAGGAGACGGGCGAGCGGGATGTCGAGGTGCTGATCGGTCATATGGGCGGACCGTTCTGGGCGGGGCGGGAGGCTGCCGCGTGGTCGGTGCCGAAGGGCGAGTACGGGTCGGACGAGGGTGCGGAGGCGGCCGCCCGACGCGAGTTCACGGAAGAGCTGGGGGTGCCCGTCCCGCCGGGTGAGTGGATCGCGCTGGGCGAGTCGCGGCAGCGCAGCGGCAAGACGGTGACCGTGTGGGCCCTGGAGGCCGAACTGGACCTCGCGTCCGTCGTGCCCGGGACGTTCACGATGGAGTGGCCGCGCGGGTCCGGCGTGCAGCAGGAGTTCCCGGAGATGGACCGGTTCGCCTGGTGCACGCCGGAGCAGGCCGCCGAGCGGCTCATCGCCGGTCAGCGGGTGTTCGTCGACCGGCTGCGCGCTCAGGTGCGCGGGGCGGCCGCCTCCCCCGACGCGTAG
- the dhaL gene encoding dihydroxyacetone kinase subunit DhaL — MLDTDFFRRWMTAAAASVEREADQLTELDSAIGDADHGSNLQRGFAAVTEVLEKDAPATPGAVLTLAGRQLISTVGGASGPLYGTLLRRTGKALGDDDEVTQAQFAQALAAGVAAVGQLGGAQAGDKTMLDALLPAAEALATSFDGAAEAARAGAVATVPMQARKGRASYLGERSIGHQDPGATSAALLVEALAATATATDGVDA, encoded by the coding sequence GTGCTCGACACCGACTTCTTCCGCCGCTGGATGACCGCTGCCGCGGCGTCAGTGGAGCGTGAGGCGGACCAGCTGACCGAGCTCGACTCGGCGATCGGGGACGCCGATCACGGCAGCAACCTCCAGCGCGGTTTCGCGGCGGTGACGGAGGTGCTGGAGAAGGACGCCCCCGCCACCCCCGGTGCGGTGCTCACCCTGGCGGGACGGCAGCTCATCTCCACCGTCGGCGGGGCCTCGGGCCCGCTGTACGGCACCCTGCTGCGCCGTACGGGCAAGGCGCTCGGTGACGATGACGAGGTGACGCAGGCGCAGTTCGCCCAGGCGCTCGCGGCCGGGGTGGCCGCGGTGGGGCAGCTGGGCGGGGCCCAGGCCGGGGACAAGACGATGCTCGACGCGCTGCTGCCCGCGGCGGAAGCCCTCGCCACCTCGTTCGACGGTGCCGCCGAAGCGGCCCGCGCCGGTGCCGTGGCGACGGTGCCGATGCAGGCGCGCAAGGGCCGGGCCAGTTATCTCGGCGAGCGGAGCATCGGGCACCAGGACCCGGGCGCGACCTCGGCGGCGCTGCTGGTCGAGGCCCTCGCGGCGACGGCGACGGCGACGGACGGAGTGGACGCGTGA
- the dhaK gene encoding dihydroxyacetone kinase subunit DhaK, giving the protein MKMLINVPETVVADALRGIAAAHPELTVDVENRVVARRDAPVAGKVGLVSGGGSGHEPLHAGFVGPGMLSAACPGEVFTSPVPDQMVRAAAAVDSGAGVLFVVKNYTGDVLNFEMAAELAEDEGLQVAQVVVDDDVAVSDSTFTAGRRGTGATLFVEKIAGALADEGAPLDRVAAVARQVNGASRSFGVALGAVTTPAKGSPTFDLPAGELELGIGIHGEPGRERRPMMTSGEIADFAVNAILEDLRPTGPVLALVNGMGATPLLELYGFNAEVHRALSERGVPVARTLVGNYVTSLDMAGCSVTLCQVDEELLRLWDAPVRTAALRWGR; this is encoded by the coding sequence ATGAAAATGCTCATCAACGTTCCCGAGACCGTCGTCGCCGATGCTCTGCGCGGCATCGCGGCCGCGCATCCCGAGCTCACCGTCGATGTGGAGAACCGGGTCGTCGCCCGGCGGGACGCGCCCGTGGCGGGGAAGGTGGGGCTCGTCTCCGGGGGCGGTTCCGGGCATGAGCCGCTGCATGCCGGGTTCGTCGGGCCCGGGATGCTGTCGGCCGCCTGTCCCGGGGAGGTGTTCACCTCCCCCGTGCCGGACCAGATGGTGCGGGCGGCAGCGGCCGTCGACAGTGGGGCGGGGGTGCTGTTCGTCGTCAAGAACTACACGGGTGACGTGCTGAACTTCGAGATGGCCGCCGAGCTCGCCGAGGACGAGGGGCTCCAGGTCGCCCAGGTGGTGGTGGACGACGACGTGGCCGTGAGCGACAGTACGTTCACCGCCGGGCGGCGCGGTACGGGAGCGACGCTGTTCGTCGAGAAGATCGCCGGAGCGCTGGCGGACGAGGGGGCTCCGCTGGATCGGGTGGCCGCGGTCGCGCGGCAGGTGAACGGAGCCTCGCGCAGCTTCGGGGTGGCGCTCGGCGCCGTCACGACTCCGGCGAAGGGCAGCCCCACCTTCGACCTGCCCGCCGGCGAGCTGGAGTTGGGCATCGGCATCCATGGGGAGCCGGGGCGTGAGCGGCGCCCGATGATGACGTCCGGGGAGATCGCCGACTTCGCAGTGAACGCGATCCTGGAGGACCTGCGGCCCACCGGCCCGGTGCTGGCGCTGGTCAACGGCATGGGGGCCACCCCGCTGCTGGAGCTGTACGGCTTCAATGCCGAGGTCCATCGTGCGCTGTCCGAGCGGGGTGTCCCGGTGGCTCGTACGCTCGTGGGGAACTACGTGACGTCGCTCGACATGGCAGGCTGTTCGGTGACGCTGTGCCAGGTCGACGAGGAGCTGCTGCGCCTGTGGGACGCGCCCGTGCGGACGGCCGCGCTCCGCTGGGGCCGCTGA
- a CDS encoding CASTOR/POLLUX-related putative ion channel codes for MESAKGGPRVPLRDWARYRFDRTLARSTGTLMGWLVITCLAVVVPVSLLLVWTDPGSPTSLSERLIAAWRISAETLRLGASTGTPLRMVLSAVLGLVALLCVSTLVGVITTGLADRMAELSRGRSTVLERGHVLVLGWSDQVTTVVGELIAAQDPRRPRAIVLLADRDKAEMEEALAARSGQTARKRIVCRSGPASDPDVLALVSPRSASTVVVLPAAGPTADAEVLRILLALRAVLGGGADGPPVLAAVRDDRYRAPARLAAGPLGTVLEADTVTARLIAQCVGRPGLSLVLRDLLDFAGDEFHLTDAAAFHHRPFGATLLYHPNSCVVGLLTPEGRTLLNPTADTLVLPGSRLIVLARDAGSTRVEDCRHLVDASVIATARPEPAGPTRLLLLGWNRRAPLVLEQLRSTARPGSVVDVVADSAVPGPREPEGGGAARPDVRFRSLPLSRPEILLELDLDPYDGVIVLGPDREEGPDHPDDWTLVTLLTVRLLEQRTGRETRVVTELVDDRNRPLAPVNSGSDVIVSGMLVGLLMAQITQNRHLAPVFEELFAAEGNNVCLRPADAYIRAGAEATFADVVAAARERGECAIGYRWRDVARTGPADHGVRLNPPKSERRVWDAEDQIVVVATDRPHLPSVTGGPEESTSAGCGGRAGPPFRRDCGDRGGDPAGRPPDPGGRAGPG; via the coding sequence GTGGAATCAGCCAAGGGCGGGCCGCGGGTGCCGTTGCGGGACTGGGCGCGCTATCGGTTCGACCGCACACTGGCCCGTTCCACCGGGACCCTGATGGGCTGGCTGGTGATCACCTGCCTGGCCGTCGTCGTCCCGGTCAGCCTGCTGCTGGTGTGGACGGACCCGGGATCGCCCACCTCTCTCTCGGAGCGGCTGATCGCGGCTTGGCGGATCAGCGCGGAGACGTTGCGCCTGGGCGCGTCCACCGGTACGCCCCTGCGCATGGTGCTCTCCGCGGTGCTCGGGCTGGTCGCGCTGCTCTGTGTGTCGACTCTCGTCGGGGTGATCACGACCGGACTGGCCGACCGCATGGCGGAGTTGAGCAGGGGGCGGTCCACGGTCCTGGAGCGGGGGCACGTCCTGGTGCTCGGCTGGTCGGACCAGGTGACCACCGTGGTGGGCGAACTGATCGCCGCGCAGGACCCACGGCGGCCGCGCGCCATCGTCCTGCTGGCCGACCGGGACAAGGCGGAGATGGAGGAGGCGCTGGCCGCGAGGAGCGGCCAAACCGCCCGCAAGCGGATCGTCTGCCGCAGTGGTCCCGCCAGTGACCCCGACGTTCTGGCCCTGGTCAGCCCGCGGTCGGCGAGCACCGTGGTGGTGCTGCCGGCGGCGGGACCGACGGCAGACGCCGAGGTGCTGCGCATCCTGCTGGCCCTGCGAGCCGTCCTGGGTGGGGGCGCCGACGGGCCGCCGGTGCTCGCCGCGGTCCGTGACGACCGGTACCGGGCGCCTGCCCGTCTGGCCGCGGGCCCCCTCGGAACGGTCCTGGAGGCCGACACGGTCACGGCCCGGTTGATCGCCCAGTGCGTCGGCCGTCCCGGCCTCTCCCTTGTCCTGCGTGACCTCCTCGACTTCGCGGGCGACGAGTTCCACCTCACCGACGCCGCCGCGTTCCACCACCGCCCCTTCGGGGCGACTCTGCTGTACCACCCCAACTCCTGCGTGGTGGGACTGCTCACGCCCGAGGGCCGTACGCTGCTGAACCCGACCGCCGACACCCTCGTCCTGCCCGGGAGCCGCCTGATCGTGCTGGCCCGCGACGCCGGCAGCACCCGCGTCGAGGACTGCCGGCACCTCGTCGACGCCTCGGTGATCGCCACCGCTCGGCCCGAGCCGGCCGGCCCCACCCGGCTGCTGCTGCTCGGCTGGAACCGCCGGGCCCCCTTGGTCCTGGAGCAGTTACGCAGCACGGCCCGCCCCGGCTCCGTCGTGGACGTGGTCGCCGACAGCGCCGTACCCGGGCCCAGGGAACCGGAGGGCGGCGGGGCGGCCCGGCCGGATGTGCGGTTTCGCTCCCTTCCCCTGTCGCGGCCCGAGATTCTCCTCGAACTCGACCTCGATCCGTATGACGGAGTGATCGTCCTGGGGCCGGACCGGGAAGAGGGCCCCGACCACCCGGACGACTGGACTCTGGTCACCCTGCTGACCGTGCGGCTGCTGGAACAGCGAACGGGACGCGAGACACGTGTCGTCACCGAACTCGTCGATGACCGCAACCGGCCTCTGGCACCGGTGAACAGCGGCTCCGACGTCATCGTCAGCGGGATGCTGGTCGGTCTTCTCATGGCTCAGATCACCCAGAACCGGCATCTGGCCCCCGTCTTCGAGGAACTGTTCGCCGCGGAGGGCAACAACGTCTGTCTGCGGCCGGCCGACGCGTACATCCGTGCGGGTGCCGAGGCCACGTTCGCCGACGTCGTCGCCGCCGCACGGGAGCGGGGTGAATGCGCGATCGGCTACCGGTGGCGGGACGTCGCCCGCACCGGGCCCGCCGACCACGGCGTCAGACTCAACCCGCCGAAAAGCGAGCGACGCGTCTGGGACGCCGAGGACCAGATCGTGGTGGTCGCCACGGACCGCCCTCACCTGCCCTCGGTCACCGGCGGGCCGGAAGAATCCACTTCCGCGGGCTGCGGAGGCCGGGCTGGGCCCCCCTTCCGAAGGGACTGTGGTGACCGAGGTGGCGACCCTGCCGGACGCCCTCCGGACCCAGGAGGCCGAGCGGGGCCTGGCTGA
- a CDS encoding PTS-dependent dihydroxyacetone kinase phosphotransferase subunit DhaM, whose translation MSDEQQVGIVLVSHSGPVAESVAELARGLAAGGVTAPVAPAGGLPNGGLGTSAELIERAAASVDRGAGVAVLVDLGSAVLTVKSMLAEGDELPENTRLVDAPFVEGAVAAVVTASAGGDLAAVEAAASEAYGYRKT comes from the coding sequence GTGAGCGACGAGCAGCAGGTGGGCATCGTGCTGGTCTCCCACAGCGGCCCGGTCGCCGAGTCGGTCGCCGAGCTGGCCCGGGGGCTTGCCGCCGGAGGGGTGACCGCCCCGGTCGCCCCGGCCGGGGGGCTGCCCAACGGCGGGCTCGGGACGAGCGCGGAGCTGATCGAGCGGGCCGCCGCCTCGGTGGACCGGGGCGCCGGGGTCGCGGTCCTGGTGGACCTGGGGAGCGCGGTCCTCACGGTGAAGTCCATGCTCGCGGAGGGCGACGAACTGCCCGAGAACACCCGGCTCGTGGACGCGCCGTTCGTCGAGGGCGCGGTGGCCGCCGTGGTGACGGCCTCGGCCGGTGGTGACCTCGCGGCCGTGGAGGCGGCGGCCTCGGAGGCGTACGGCTACCGCAAGACGTAA